From one Culex quinquefasciatus strain JHB chromosome 3, VPISU_Cqui_1.0_pri_paternal, whole genome shotgun sequence genomic stretch:
- the LOC119769613 gene encoding uncharacterized protein LOC119769613, whose protein sequence is MLIHREGRFHPTSVGLCDAHKWTCTADLLKSIAAVRSSSVSEEWTTAWVLHFPHEIHISGTLSSRQKLIPPIRSSENSYIDDDFSQGQLQQLLADHANFLDKADHSIYPEQTIYDTKEDTQEGSKGDQETTLWWSGTCWLRRSLGQLLYGWFCRKFRELIRC, encoded by the exons ATGCTCATTCATCGTGAAGGACGATTTCATCCAACCTCCGTCGGGTTGTGTGACGCCCACAAATGGACCTGCACCGCCGATCTGCTGAAGTCGATCGCAGCGGTACGAAGTTCTAGCGTCAGCGAAGAGTGGACCACGGCGTGGGTGTTACATTTTCCGCACGAAATCCACATTTCGGGAACGCTTTCTTCGCGCCAGAAGCTAATACCACCG ATCCGATCAAGCGAGAATTCGTACATTGACGACGACTTTAGCCAGGGCCAGCTGCAGCAGCTGTTGGCCGATCACGCAAACTTTTTAGATAAAGCCGATCACAGCATCTACCCGGAGCAGACGATTTACGATACGAAAGAAGATACGCAAGAAGGCAGCAAAGGGGACCAAGAAACCACTCTTTGGTGGTCCGGAACGTGCTGGCTACGACGGTCTCTAGGTCAACTATTGTACGGGTGGTTCTGCAGGAAGTTCCGGGAGTTGATACGATGCTGA